The DNA segment CCTCACGGACATCGGCGCCATCGTCAGCGGCAGCATGGGGCTCGCGCCGTCCGGGAACATCAACGTCGACGCCGAGTACCCGTCGATGTTCGAGCCCGTTCACGGGAGCGCCCCCGACATCGTCGGGCAGGGCGTCGCGAACCCGATGGCCACCGTGCTCTCGGCCGCGATGCTGTTCGAGGACCTCGACGAGACCGCCGTTTCCGACGCTCTCTGGAGTGCGGTTCGAGAGGTGCTCGCCGACGACGACGCTCCGTCGACGCCGGACCTCGGAGGGTCGGCGTCGACCGGAGAGGTCGTCGCGGCGATCGAAGATCGGCTCTGATCAGTCGGTTCGGAGCGAGACGACCGGGACGTCGGAGTTGAGCATCAGGGACTGAACGGTGCTCCCGAACAGCGCCTTCCCGACCGGCGACCGCTTCCGACCGGCGATGACGAGGTACCGGGCGTCGTTGGACTCGCCGTAGTTGATTATCTCGTCGTCCGGTTCGCCGAGAAGTCCCACCGGGGTCGCGTCGTCGACGCCCGACTCGTCGATCGCCTCCTGTGCGAAGTCCTCGGCGAGTTCTCGGATGTCGTCTGTCGGAATCGACTTTCCGGTGTCGCTCACGCTGGTTCGTTCGAGTCCGACGAACTCCGAGCGGGTCAACACGTGGACGACGTGGACGGGTTCGTCGAACGCCTCGCCGAGCTCGTTCGCTTCTTCGACGATGCTCGGCGCTCTCTCCGACCGATCGACGGCTGCAACGATTACCATAGGGACCGTATTCAGCCCCGGAATATAAAATGTTCCTCCGACGGGCAGGCTCGCGACACGGGACCGCGGCACTACCGGCGAACGCGGCGTACCGACGAACGCGACGCGACCGAGCGGGCTTCCGCCGGTCGACCGGAAAGATCGTCTCCGGTGGATCCCGGAGCGACGGCGAATAACGGAGATTTTGATAGAAACATTTATGATAATGCCATCGAATGGCATGCATGGATACGGCGAAAGCCTACCCCGAAAGCAGATCCGGGCGAGAAAAAACCAGCTAAGCCGACCAACGTGACAAGATGACTGAAGAAACACCAACCGACTCGGTCGAATCGACGTCAAACACGAAGCGGCGACGCTTCCTGCAGGCGATCGGCGCAACCTCCGCCATTTCGCTCGCCGGCTGTTCCGGCAACGGCGGCGACGGCGGCGACGGCGGCGACGGCGGCGATGGCAGTGACGGAAGCGACGGCAGTGACGGAAGCGACGGCGGCGACGGCGGCGACGGCGGCGACGGCGGCGACGGCGGCGACGGATGGTCCCCCGACGGAACCGTCCGGTACATCGTCCCGTACGACGAGGGCGGCGGAACCGACACGTACGCCCGCGGTATCCAGGAGGGCTTCCAGGAGGAGCTGGGCGAATCGCTGCAGATCGACAACATTCCCGGCGCCGGCGGCCTGAACGGTCTCGGCGAGCTGTACCGCTCGGAGCCCGACGGACAGACTATCGCGGGCAACGCGGGCCCGCTCGAGGTCGCGCCGCAGCTGCTCAACGAGCCGGACTTCGACATCCGCGACCTCACGGGACTCGGCGTGGTCGGGCAGTCGACGTGGTGTCTCGTCGTCAACGAGGAGTACGAGGGCGAGGTCGAGACGTTCGACGACGTCCTCGCGAAGTACGAGAGCGGCGAGTGGGAGAACATCGGCGTCCAGTCGTCCGGGAGCTCGCAGGACATCATCGTTCTGCTGTACAAGTACGCGTACGAAGATGAGGTCGGCTGGAACTGGCAGAACCGCGTGCAGTACACCGGGACGGGCCCGGTGGCGCAGGCGGTCGCCAGCGGCGAGGTTCCCTGTGGTATCGGGACCGACGCCGGGACCCAGTCCGTCGTCAACACCGGTCGGATCTACCCCGTGGTGACATTCTTCGGGCCCGGTACCGGAGTCTACCCGGACATCGATTCGGTCACCGACCTCGGCTACCCCGAGATCGACTTCGTCGGCGGCGTCTGGCGTGGCATGTACGGCCCGCCGGAGATGGATCAGGAGATCGTCGACTTCTACGCCGAGACGCTGGAAGCGACCACCGAGCACGAGGCCGTGCAGTCGTGGAGCGAGGAGACGGGGAACCCGGTCGTGTGGGAAGGACCGGAGGTCGCCGAGCAGAACTTCGAGGACGCCTTCGCGCAGTACGAGGAACTCGAAATCCTCGACCTCGTCAACGAGAACCAGCCCTGAGCCGGTTGCGACGCGTCGCGCGTCGTACTTAATTTATTTATACTTGGAGTCCGGCGGATCAGTTAACACTGTCATGGTCAATTACTCACAACGACTTGAAGGAATCACAGCAGAACACGTACTACTCGTAACGCTTCTCGGGCTGTCGATAGTGTTCTACGTCGACCCGATACTCAAGGATTACCCGGAGAACGCGGCGATCTTCCCGCAGCTGATGGCACAGGTCGTCGGGATCGGTTCGTTCCTCCTCCTCATACAGAGCTACCTCCCGGGACCGCTCCAGAAGATCGTCGCCGAGGAAGTGAGTATGACGGAGAGCTTCGAAGAGGACCGCACGGAAGGAGTCGGCGCCGTCGAGGACGCCCAGGAGGACGAGGACTCCACGGACGTCGAAGACACCGACATCGATGAGAAGTACATCGACACCGACGACGACGACGATGCCGACGACGTCGAGGTGAAGGGTCCCCCGCTGCACCAGAAGTGGGGCTTCGACATCAACAACACGGTGATCATGATCGTCTTCTCGAGCGTCTACTTCGCGCTCGGGTGGGCGATCGGCTTCCTCTACGTGACGCCGCTGTTCGTCTTCGCGTACATGACGTGGTTCAGAGTGAACGTGATCAAGAGCGCCCTGCTCGCCGGGCTCGCGACGGTCATCGTGTACGGATTCATCGTCTTCCTGCTCATGCCGTTCGACCAGGGAGCGTTGGTCTTCACGGGGGGTCTCTAGATGGCGGTCGCAAGCCTCGTCGAGGGGATACAGATCGCGGTCAGCTGGCCGGTCATCGGCTGGATGGCCGCCGGACTGCTCGCCGGGATCGTTCTGGGTGCGCTGCCGGGGATCGGCTCGCCGGTCGGTATGGCGATCGTCCTCCCGCTCACCGTCCCGCTCGATCCGACGCCCGCGCTCATCCTCCTGATCTCCATCTACAGCGGCGCGATGTTCGGGGGGAGTATCGCCGCGATCCTGTTGAACGCTCCCGGGACGGAGTCGGCGGCCGCGACGACGCTCGACGGCTACCCGATGGCGAAGAAGGGGCTCGCGAAGAACGCGCTCGCGATCGCGACGACGGCCTCCGCATTTAACGGGTTCGTCGCCGCGATCCTGTTGATCGCGATCTCGCCGGTCCTCATCGAGGTCGTCCTCCTGTTCGGATCGGTGGAGTACTTCCTGCTCGCGATCCTGGGGATCTCGCTCATCACGATCGTCGCGGACGGGTCGATCGTGAAGGGGCTCGTGGCGGGCGCGTTCGGCTTCATGATCTCGACGATGGGCGTCGCCATCATGGCGCCGACGCCGCGCTACGCGTTCGGACAGCTCGCG comes from the Halorubrum depositum genome and includes:
- a CDS encoding universal stress protein, yielding MVIVAAVDRSERAPSIVEEANELGEAFDEPVHVVHVLTRSEFVGLERTSVSDTGKSIPTDDIRELAEDFAQEAIDESGVDDATPVGLLGEPDDEIINYGESNDARYLVIAGRKRSPVGKALFGSTVQSLMLNSDVPVVSLRTD
- a CDS encoding Bug family tripartite tricarboxylate transporter substrate binding protein; this translates as MTEETPTDSVESTSNTKRRRFLQAIGATSAISLAGCSGNGGDGGDGGDGGDGSDGSDGSDGSDGGDGGDGGDGGDGGDGWSPDGTVRYIVPYDEGGGTDTYARGIQEGFQEELGESLQIDNIPGAGGLNGLGELYRSEPDGQTIAGNAGPLEVAPQLLNEPDFDIRDLTGLGVVGQSTWCLVVNEEYEGEVETFDDVLAKYESGEWENIGVQSSGSSQDIIVLLYKYAYEDEVGWNWQNRVQYTGTGPVAQAVASGEVPCGIGTDAGTQSVVNTGRIYPVVTFFGPGTGVYPDIDSVTDLGYPEIDFVGGVWRGMYGPPEMDQEIVDFYAETLEATTEHEAVQSWSEETGNPVVWEGPEVAEQNFEDAFAQYEELEILDLVNENQP
- a CDS encoding tripartite tricarboxylate transporter TctB family protein, which translates into the protein MFYVDPILKDYPENAAIFPQLMAQVVGIGSFLLLIQSYLPGPLQKIVAEEVSMTESFEEDRTEGVGAVEDAQEDEDSTDVEDTDIDEKYIDTDDDDDADDVEVKGPPLHQKWGFDINNTVIMIVFSSVYFALGWAIGFLYVTPLFVFAYMTWFRVNVIKSALLAGLATVIVYGFIVFLLMPFDQGALVFTGGL